From a region of the Armatimonas rosea genome:
- a CDS encoding MarR family winged helix-turn-helix transcriptional regulator, with amino-acid sequence MPTHFEGPDDQRRALNTYIKLMRAAESVARRALVVVHDSGLTEGQFGVLEALHHLGPLKLSELARKHLRSPNNLTVIVDNLEKLELVRRQRCESDRRIVYVHLTEAGEARIAELFPRHAAAVAQELALLTPDEQATLDALLRRLGKGQPSTP; translated from the coding sequence ATGCCAACCCACTTTGAGGGTCCGGACGACCAAAGACGGGCACTAAATACCTACATCAAGCTCATGCGCGCCGCCGAGTCAGTCGCGCGGCGCGCCCTGGTGGTGGTTCACGACTCCGGCCTGACCGAGGGACAGTTCGGGGTCCTGGAGGCACTCCACCACCTCGGGCCGCTGAAGCTCTCCGAGCTCGCCCGCAAGCACCTAAGAAGCCCCAACAACCTCACCGTCATCGTGGACAACCTAGAGAAGCTTGAGCTGGTGCGCCGTCAGCGCTGCGAGAGCGATCGCCGGATTGTCTATGTCCACCTGACCGAGGCCGGAGAAGCACGGATCGCGGAGCTCTTCCCCCGCCACGCCGCCGCGGTCGCACAGGAGCTGGCGCTCCTGACCCCCGACGAGCAAGCAACCCTGGATGCGCTCCTGCGCCGCCTAGGAAAAGGCCAGCCGAGCACTCCCTAG
- a CDS encoding ribonuclease HI family protein, producing MKMILHTDGASKGNPGTAGIGVAFWRDGEAEPFHTLAERLPDTTNNAAEYTALLRGLHEALLKGASEVEVRTDSELMAKQIAGLYGVKSPDLQPLFAEAKRLLAKFDKAKVVHVRREQNALADKLANQGVKLPLPAP from the coding sequence ATGAAGATGATCTTACATACCGACGGGGCGAGCAAGGGCAACCCCGGAACCGCCGGGATTGGTGTCGCGTTCTGGCGCGACGGTGAGGCGGAGCCGTTTCACACCCTCGCGGAGCGCCTCCCCGACACGACCAACAACGCCGCGGAGTACACCGCGCTACTGCGGGGGCTGCACGAAGCGCTGCTCAAAGGGGCGAGTGAGGTCGAGGTGCGCACCGACTCGGAGCTGATGGCCAAGCAGATCGCGGGGCTCTATGGGGTGAAGTCCCCCGACTTACAGCCGCTCTTTGCCGAGGCCAAGCGCCTGCTGGCCAAGTTCGACAAGGCGAAGGTGGTGCACGTCCGGCGCGAACAAAACGCCCTGGCCGACAAGCTTGCCAACCAGGGCGTGAAGCTACCGCTCCCGGCCCCCTAA
- a CDS encoding AAA family ATPase encodes MEPVWRIALFDGPRLLTPEGSEVRRFRSQRVAALLAYLCLHLGRDCPREELAEALWPDEDPQVTANRLRVSLTSLRHQLELPGMAPGSVLDATRAGYVRLRSESVWCDVAAFEKALKQGNPAEAAQLACGALLPGFYDEWILMERERLEALRTSLPQVVPAPLATPEVTTPVERRLPVALTRFFGRATEQERLTHALTEERLVTLVGLGGMGKSRLAVETARRLALPSVFVPLADLTEEARLGEFVLRALGASTQGEGDPLAALGTLLTHRGELLLILDNAEHLASEVAALTVTLLEKAPELRILATSRQPLGILGERVLTLEPLELPSAHATPERLLEFPSVALFCDRARQVRPDFVLTPRHTPALIAICQKLEGMPLALELAAARTRTQTPTQLAAALDESLLTLATTQRGLPERHRSLRAVVESSVAALDPALQAFFAALSVFQGGWTSEAAEAITGCPQTELFLEELTHHSLITLREDELSGTMRFGFLETLRLFAAERCTEKERLAERHASYFFALAAQVNEDDVRFFDPLEPELENLALALDYGWEHLQDRHAFWDGLTGFLAFAFVRGHHRRAIGYAERIAASWQCIPEPEQRFEALNRTLMLYNDLGRNDEVARLATEMLTQAQARGLRRWESEARMNLGYVANQAGRYEKARQIQREALELARTLDNPLVLVRALFLVNRATNPCGIMLLQSDPQRAAALLAEAEAVNQEALRLIGPHSRFHSILHMGLALSLFNQGRTAESYQHLKACQHWALKHGTLALLMYAFWYESSTELVSGSPERAALLYGAFCHLRERMGYSANLGVDEHALREHYLTLLDEETYECQLRLAHSLSLETLVAPRTWDELVAGKISPKIAH; translated from the coding sequence GTGGAACCTGTCTGGCGGATCGCACTCTTTGATGGCCCCCGGCTCTTGACCCCCGAGGGTAGCGAGGTGCGGCGCTTTCGCTCTCAGCGGGTGGCGGCGCTCCTGGCCTACCTGTGCCTGCACCTAGGACGAGACTGCCCGCGCGAGGAGCTCGCCGAGGCGCTCTGGCCTGACGAAGACCCGCAGGTCACGGCGAATCGCCTCCGTGTCTCGCTGACCTCGCTGCGCCACCAGCTCGAGCTTCCCGGCATGGCGCCCGGCTCGGTTCTCGATGCGACCCGCGCGGGCTACGTGCGGCTGCGCAGCGAGAGTGTCTGGTGCGATGTCGCGGCCTTTGAGAAAGCGCTCAAGCAGGGCAATCCCGCCGAGGCCGCGCAGCTGGCCTGTGGCGCGCTCCTCCCGGGCTTCTACGACGAGTGGATTCTCATGGAGCGGGAGCGGCTGGAGGCACTACGGACGAGCCTTCCGCAGGTCGTACCAGCTCCTCTCGCCACTCCCGAGGTGACGACTCCCGTGGAGCGCCGCTTGCCGGTCGCCCTGACACGCTTCTTTGGGCGCGCCACGGAGCAGGAGCGGCTCACACACGCCCTCACCGAGGAGCGCTTGGTCACTCTTGTAGGATTGGGCGGCATGGGCAAGAGCCGCCTCGCGGTCGAGACCGCGCGCCGCCTCGCGCTCCCTAGTGTCTTTGTCCCGCTGGCAGACCTCACCGAGGAAGCCCGGCTGGGGGAGTTTGTTCTGCGTGCGCTAGGAGCCAGCACACAAGGGGAGGGAGACCCCCTCGCGGCGCTGGGGACACTGCTGACCCACCGTGGGGAGCTCCTCCTGATCCTGGACAATGCGGAGCACCTCGCCAGTGAGGTGGCAGCGCTCACCGTGACCCTGCTGGAAAAGGCCCCTGAGCTACGCATCCTAGCCACTAGTCGTCAGCCCCTCGGGATTCTCGGGGAGCGGGTGCTGACACTAGAGCCACTGGAGCTGCCCAGCGCCCACGCAACCCCGGAGCGCCTCCTGGAGTTTCCCTCGGTTGCGCTCTTCTGTGACCGTGCGCGTCAGGTCCGTCCTGACTTTGTCCTTACCCCACGCCACACCCCCGCGCTGATTGCGATCTGCCAGAAGCTTGAGGGGATGCCGCTCGCGCTGGAGCTCGCCGCCGCCCGCACCCGCACCCAGACCCCCACCCAGCTTGCCGCCGCCCTCGACGAGAGCCTCCTGACACTGGCGACCACCCAGCGCGGCCTCCCCGAGCGCCACCGCTCCCTCCGCGCTGTGGTCGAGAGTAGTGTCGCGGCGCTCGACCCTGCACTTCAGGCGTTCTTTGCCGCTCTCTCGGTCTTCCAAGGCGGCTGGACCAGTGAGGCCGCGGAGGCGATCACCGGCTGCCCCCAGACCGAGCTCTTTCTGGAGGAGCTGACCCACCACTCCCTGATCACCCTGCGTGAGGACGAGCTCTCGGGGACGATGCGCTTTGGTTTCTTGGAGACCCTGCGCCTCTTCGCCGCGGAGCGCTGCACCGAAAAAGAGCGCCTCGCCGAGCGCCACGCGAGCTACTTTTTCGCCCTCGCCGCACAAGTGAACGAAGACGATGTGCGCTTCTTCGATCCGCTGGAGCCTGAGCTGGAGAACCTTGCCCTGGCACTCGACTATGGCTGGGAGCACTTGCAGGACAGACACGCGTTCTGGGACGGCCTGACGGGGTTTCTGGCCTTCGCCTTTGTTCGGGGGCACCACCGCCGTGCTATCGGGTACGCCGAGCGCATTGCGGCAAGCTGGCAGTGCATCCCCGAGCCCGAGCAACGCTTCGAGGCACTCAACCGCACTCTGATGCTCTACAACGACTTGGGGCGCAACGACGAAGTCGCACGCCTCGCGACGGAGATGCTGACGCAGGCACAGGCACGGGGGCTGCGGCGCTGGGAGAGTGAGGCACGCATGAACCTAGGCTATGTCGCCAACCAAGCGGGGCGCTATGAAAAAGCACGCCAGATTCAGCGGGAGGCGCTCGAGCTGGCACGTACTCTGGACAACCCCCTGGTCTTGGTGCGCGCCTTGTTCTTGGTAAACCGTGCCACCAACCCCTGCGGCATTATGCTTCTCCAGAGCGATCCCCAGAGAGCTGCTGCGCTCTTGGCCGAGGCGGAGGCCGTCAACCAAGAGGCCCTGCGACTGATCGGGCCGCACTCGCGCTTCCACTCCATTCTCCACATGGGGCTCGCTCTCTCCCTCTTCAACCAAGGACGCACGGCGGAGAGCTACCAGCACCTCAAGGCGTGTCAGCACTGGGCGCTGAAGCACGGAACCCTGGCACTCCTGATGTACGCGTTCTGGTACGAGAGTAGCACCGAGCTGGTGTCGGGCTCTCCAGAGCGCGCGGCTCTGCTCTATGGCGCGTTCTGCCACCTGCGGGAGCGCATGGGCTACTCGGCCAACCTAGGGGTCGATGAGCACGCGCTACGAGAGCACTATCTCACTCTCTTGGACGAGGAGACCTACGAGTGCCAGCTACGGCTCGCGCACTCCCTGTCTCTGGAGACGCTTGTCGCACCGCGCACCTGGGACGAGCTGGTGGCGGGAAAAATCTCCCCCAAGATCGCGCATTAG
- a CDS encoding BMP family lipoprotein, with protein sequence MNRRYFLALGLSLTGALLTSCDNKKADTPSETGSKPADAPAGAGKKIKAGLVTDTGGVGDKSFNAQAWTGLQKAQKELGADVKYVESKQNADYVANLTKFAQAKYDVVFAVGFLMQDALREVAGKFPETKFAIIDGDAPALPNCVAYKFREEEGSFLAGALAASVSKSKVLGFIGGMEMPLIKKFEYGYQAGAYTINPEIQTRVAYVGDFNDSQKGMELATSQMGMQADIVYHAAGKAGIGVIKAAQTKGEGFYAIGVDKDQDDEAPGRVLTSMVKRVDVAVFEVCKKVSEGKFESGEVVLGLKEDGVGLSEMKHTKDKIPAEVLAKIEDLKKQIIDGKLHPPYTGEAYAEFTKPKS encoded by the coding sequence ATGAACCGTCGTTATTTCCTCGCGCTGGGGCTCTCGCTCACCGGCGCACTCCTCACGAGCTGCGATAACAAAAAGGCCGACACACCCTCGGAGACGGGGTCGAAGCCTGCCGACGCTCCCGCGGGCGCAGGCAAGAAGATCAAGGCCGGCTTGGTCACCGACACGGGCGGGGTCGGCGATAAGTCCTTCAATGCCCAGGCGTGGACCGGGCTCCAGAAGGCCCAGAAAGAGCTGGGGGCCGATGTCAAGTATGTCGAGTCGAAGCAGAACGCGGACTATGTCGCCAACCTCACCAAGTTCGCCCAGGCCAAGTACGATGTGGTCTTCGCGGTCGGCTTTCTGATGCAAGATGCCCTGCGCGAGGTCGCTGGGAAGTTCCCCGAGACCAAGTTCGCCATTATCGACGGCGACGCCCCCGCGCTCCCCAACTGTGTGGCCTACAAGTTCCGCGAGGAGGAGGGCTCGTTTCTCGCGGGTGCCCTGGCGGCATCGGTGAGCAAGAGCAAGGTGCTGGGCTTTATCGGGGGGATGGAGATGCCCCTGATCAAGAAGTTCGAGTACGGCTACCAGGCGGGTGCCTACACCATCAACCCCGAGATCCAGACCCGGGTCGCCTATGTCGGCGACTTCAACGACTCTCAAAAAGGCATGGAGCTCGCGACCTCCCAGATGGGCATGCAGGCCGATATTGTCTACCACGCCGCGGGCAAGGCAGGGATCGGGGTGATCAAGGCCGCGCAGACCAAGGGCGAGGGCTTCTACGCCATCGGGGTGGACAAGGACCAGGACGACGAAGCCCCAGGCCGTGTGCTGACCTCCATGGTCAAGCGGGTCGATGTGGCGGTCTTTGAGGTCTGCAAGAAAGTCTCCGAGGGCAAGTTCGAGAGCGGCGAGGTCGTGCTGGGCCTCAAAGAGGACGGTGTCGGTCTCTCGGAGATGAAGCACACCAAGGACAAGATCCCTGCGGAGGTGCTCGCCAAGATCGAGGACCTCAAGAAGCAGATCATCGACGGCAAGCTCCACCCGCCCTACACCGGCGAGGCATACGCGGAGTTTACCAAGCCCAAGAGCTAG
- a CDS encoding PEP-CTERM sorting domain-containing protein (PEP-CTERM proteins occur, often in large numbers, in the proteomes of bacteria that also encode an exosortase, a predicted intramembrane cysteine proteinase. The presence of a PEP-CTERM domain at a protein's C-terminus predicts cleavage within the sorting domain, followed by covalent anchoring to some some component of the (usually Gram-negative) cell surface. Many PEP-CTERM proteins exhibit an unusual sequence composition that includes large numbers of potential glycosylation sites. Expression of one such protein has been shown restore the ability of a bacterium to form floc, a type of biofilm.), which produces MRLQRPILTLAMILTFGAIAQAQTVDPYVPLFRHLLGFARDTTPNGVFDGPFEDIDGDDLPIPGSYHMGTTLVRDGATITYTANSNYAGFFAAKNDTSLSISNIQHQGYYTIAGQGSHTQVQFFAPVTPAEATFNWKVTGTASAPYGTATSRLDFLAGSYPGSGINDLYNAPGHLLAYGPGNYSYVLPTTLNTPIDLFYWSSAYIEVQDTDTAGRVGQSFSAFANFSSTYTLESIDLRDSNGDLIPSWTMEDTSAPGVALFNQNGRTAAAGSSAPEPTTLLFLTLGGTLVLARRRRS; this is translated from the coding sequence ATGCGACTGCAGAGACCTATTCTTACCCTTGCGATGATTCTTACCTTCGGGGCCATCGCTCAGGCACAGACCGTTGATCCCTACGTCCCCCTCTTTCGGCACTTGTTAGGCTTTGCCCGCGACACCACGCCCAACGGTGTCTTTGACGGGCCTTTTGAAGATATCGACGGGGACGATCTTCCGATACCGGGCAGCTACCACATGGGAACAACCCTGGTGCGCGATGGGGCGACCATTACCTACACGGCAAACTCGAACTACGCGGGCTTCTTCGCCGCCAAGAACGACACGTCGCTGAGCATCTCCAATATCCAGCACCAGGGCTACTACACCATCGCAGGGCAGGGCTCGCACACCCAAGTTCAGTTCTTCGCGCCCGTCACGCCCGCTGAGGCGACTTTTAACTGGAAGGTGACCGGCACCGCGAGTGCGCCCTACGGCACGGCCACCAGCCGCCTGGACTTTCTCGCGGGCAGCTACCCCGGCTCGGGGATCAACGATCTCTACAACGCTCCGGGGCACCTGCTCGCCTACGGCCCCGGGAACTATAGCTACGTCCTCCCGACCACCCTCAACACCCCCATCGATCTGTTCTACTGGTCCAGCGCCTATATCGAGGTGCAGGACACCGACACTGCGGGCCGTGTGGGGCAGTCGTTTAGTGCCTTTGCCAACTTCTCCAGCACCTACACCCTAGAGAGCATCGACCTGCGGGACAGCAACGGCGATCTCATTCCGTCGTGGACCATGGAAGACACCAGTGCGCCGGGTGTTGCTCTCTTTAACCAGAATGGACGCACGGCCGCCGCAGGAAGCTCCGCACCCGAGCCGACTACGCTTCTCTTTCTTACGCTTGGGGGCACCTTGGTCCTGGCGCGCCGCCGACGGAGCTAA
- a CDS encoding pirin family protein: MLTIRRSHERGHANRGWLDAYHSFSFNTYYDPTNMGFGPLRVINEDKFGPGRGFGMHPHEDMEIVTYVLSGSLAHEDNTGGKGVLKPGDIQRMSAGTGVYHSEYNASPTEWLHLFQIWIEPNVRGAAPRYGESHLPESAKRGKWAVVVSGTGRDGAMHIHQDAELLTTLLEPGEERSHTLADGRRAYVHIVTGEVSVNGEVLKAGDAARIEDETQLALVASAASEVLLFDLP, encoded by the coding sequence ATGCTAACGATTCGACGATCCCACGAGCGCGGCCATGCCAACCGGGGCTGGCTGGATGCCTACCACTCCTTCTCGTTCAATACCTACTACGACCCCACCAACATGGGCTTCGGCCCCCTGCGGGTCATCAACGAGGACAAGTTCGGTCCCGGCCGCGGCTTTGGAATGCACCCCCACGAGGACATGGAGATCGTGACCTATGTCCTCTCTGGCTCCCTGGCCCACGAGGACAACACCGGCGGCAAGGGTGTCCTCAAGCCCGGCGATATCCAGCGCATGAGCGCCGGAACCGGGGTCTACCACAGTGAGTACAATGCCTCCCCCACCGAGTGGCTGCATCTCTTCCAGATCTGGATCGAGCCCAACGTGCGTGGCGCGGCACCCCGCTACGGCGAGAGCCATCTCCCGGAGAGCGCAAAGCGCGGCAAGTGGGCGGTCGTGGTCTCGGGGACGGGGCGCGACGGCGCGATGCACATCCACCAAGACGCCGAGCTGCTGACCACGCTGCTAGAGCCTGGTGAGGAGCGCAGCCACACGCTCGCCGACGGACGCCGCGCCTATGTGCATATTGTGACGGGTGAGGTAAGTGTCAACGGGGAGGTGCTCAAGGCCGGGGATGCCGCGCGGATCGAGGACGAGACCCAGCTCGCGCTGGTCGCCAGCGCCGCCAGCGAGGTGCTGCTCTTCGACCTGCCGTAA
- a CDS encoding SGNH/GDSL hydrolase family protein, protein MDVHGESFVLTRTEPGKFCFGRITKGSVVVRSTFLAEKPGSVGYIEGQDYLVDYAQGTLARTPGSRIPDFATNPLFGQKDFDHTKFPGFTNHPWFVWVDYKTPERTPWARRNDQSRALRAVTTKLQAGGPFNIVSYGDSITAGGEASEQALRFQWRWAASLGKKFPKAAVTVEDLSLSGYSSRQGIDWFDKKPESLRPVTTLGTCEKPDLVLVGFGMNDHNRGSAEPEVFQKNLVTLSKLIQERKGANVALFSAFPPNDDWHYGTHRMALFAAATKQAASEAGVAYVDVFSTWEQVLKRKDQPSLLGNNINHPNDFGHWLYAQAFEALVF, encoded by the coding sequence ATGGACGTTCACGGAGAGAGCTTTGTGCTGACACGCACGGAGCCGGGGAAGTTTTGTTTTGGGCGCATCACGAAGGGGAGTGTCGTGGTGCGCAGTACGTTTCTGGCCGAGAAGCCCGGCTCGGTGGGGTATATCGAGGGGCAGGACTATCTCGTGGACTATGCCCAAGGGACCCTGGCGCGCACGCCGGGCTCGCGCATCCCGGACTTTGCCACCAACCCGCTCTTTGGGCAAAAAGACTTCGATCATACCAAGTTTCCGGGGTTCACGAACCATCCCTGGTTTGTCTGGGTGGACTACAAGACCCCGGAGCGAACCCCGTGGGCGCGGCGCAACGACCAGAGCCGCGCGCTCCGTGCGGTGACGACAAAGCTCCAGGCAGGCGGGCCGTTTAATATCGTCAGCTACGGCGATAGCATCACGGCGGGGGGGGAGGCATCGGAGCAGGCGCTGCGCTTCCAGTGGCGCTGGGCGGCGTCTCTTGGTAAGAAGTTTCCCAAGGCTGCAGTCACGGTCGAGGATCTCTCGCTCTCCGGGTACTCGTCGCGGCAGGGGATCGACTGGTTCGACAAGAAGCCCGAGTCGCTACGGCCCGTGACCACGCTGGGGACCTGCGAGAAGCCGGACTTGGTGCTGGTGGGCTTTGGGATGAACGACCACAACCGGGGCAGCGCGGAGCCCGAGGTCTTTCAGAAGAACCTGGTGACCTTGAGCAAGCTCATTCAGGAGCGAAAGGGGGCCAATGTCGCGCTCTTCTCCGCGTTTCCCCCCAACGACGACTGGCACTACGGGACCCACCGCATGGCCCTGTTTGCCGCGGCGACCAAGCAGGCGGCGAGCGAGGCGGGCGTGGCCTATGTCGATGTGTTCTCCACCTGGGAGCAGGTGCTAAAGCGCAAGGACCAGCCATCGCTCTTGGGCAACAATATCAACCACCCCAACGACTTTGGCCACTGGCTCTACGCCCAAGCCTTCGAGGCCCTGGTGTTTTAA
- a CDS encoding DPP IV N-terminal domain-containing protein, producing MKRRQFTKYLFLAALGTAFFSGCGSGIQPGIGGLWNGSDGTGSSSTLTGQVVFVNSLSGRYQLYLASADGKTVTRLTNGNWHDYRPSFSADGKKIVFASTRDGADGQLYVMNSDGTGATRLTSGRWADSGPAFSADGKKIVFESNRDTEGAPQLYVMNADGSGVTRLTKDGTQRDFNPTFAPDGKSVVFARGEGESAQLFAIRTDGTGLTALTASAGANKNPSFSPDGKKIVFESSRTGSYQLYQMNTDGSGAKRLTNNTFQDYNPSFSPDGRYIVYMSARTDGYQLFRMDPDGANVTLLVAAAGNSSDPRWAN from the coding sequence GTGAAGCGCAGGCAATTTACTAAATATCTTTTTCTTGCCGCCCTTGGGACGGCATTTTTTTCGGGCTGTGGGAGTGGTATCCAGCCCGGGATCGGGGGGCTCTGGAATGGCTCCGATGGCACCGGATCGAGCAGCACGCTCACGGGCCAGGTGGTCTTTGTCAATAGCCTCAGTGGACGCTACCAGCTCTACCTGGCCAGCGCCGATGGTAAGACCGTCACGCGCCTGACCAATGGCAACTGGCACGACTACCGGCCGTCGTTCTCGGCGGATGGGAAGAAGATTGTCTTTGCCAGCACCCGCGATGGTGCCGATGGGCAGCTCTATGTCATGAACAGCGATGGCACGGGCGCGACCCGGCTGACCAGTGGGCGCTGGGCGGACTCGGGGCCGGCATTCTCGGCGGATGGGAAGAAGATCGTCTTTGAGAGCAACCGCGATACTGAGGGCGCACCCCAGCTCTATGTGATGAACGCCGACGGTAGCGGGGTGACACGGCTCACCAAGGACGGCACGCAGCGGGACTTCAACCCGACGTTCGCGCCCGACGGCAAGAGCGTGGTCTTTGCCCGCGGCGAGGGGGAGAGCGCGCAGCTCTTCGCGATTCGCACCGATGGCACGGGGCTGACCGCACTGACCGCCAGCGCGGGCGCGAACAAGAACCCGTCGTTCTCACCCGATGGCAAGAAGATTGTCTTTGAGAGTAGCCGCACGGGAAGCTACCAGCTCTACCAGATGAACACCGACGGTAGCGGGGCCAAGCGCCTGACCAACAACACCTTCCAGGACTACAACCCGTCGTTCTCGCCTGATGGCAGGTATATTGTCTACATGAGTGCCCGCACCGACGGCTACCAGCTCTTTCGGATGGACCCCGACGGTGCCAATGTCACCCTGCTGGTCGCCGCTGCCGGAAACAGCAGCGACCCACGCTGGGCGAACTAG